A region from the Vicia villosa cultivar HV-30 ecotype Madison, WI linkage group LG3, Vvil1.0, whole genome shotgun sequence genome encodes:
- the LOC131662436 gene encoding glucose-6-phosphate/phosphate translocator 2, chloroplastic-like: MISSLRQPSISISGSDVVLGKRHATLVQPQSFLPCLVRGKSQRSVVSLKKPLHLACVGVGNFGPVKNFESFGKSDLVKCGAYEADGSEVEGGGVGAPSEAAKKVKIGIYFATWWALNVVFNIYNKKVLNAYPYPWLTSTLSLACGSLMMLISWATRIAEAPKTDLEFWKTLFPVAVAHTIGHVAATVSMSKVAVSFTHIIKSGEPAFSVLVSRFVLGETFPVPVYLSLLPIIGGCALAAVTELNFNMIGFMGAMISNLAFVFRNIFSKKGMKGKSVSGMNYYACLSILSLAILTPFAIAVEGPAMWAAGWQTALSEIGPQFIWWVAAQSIFYHLYNQVSYMSLDEISPLTFSIGNTMKRISVIVSSIIIFHTPIQPVNALGAAIAVFGTFLYSQAKQ; the protein is encoded by the exons ATGATTTCATCATTGAGACAACCTAGTATTTCGATCAGTGGTTCTGATGTTGTTTTAGGGAAAAGACATGCAACCCTAGTTCAACCACAATCGTTTTTACCTTGTCTGGTAAGAGGAAAATCACAGAGATCTGTTGTTTCATTGAAGAAGCCTCTTCATCTTGCATGTGTTGGTGTTGGAAATTTTGGGCcagtgaagaattttgagagtttTGGGAAAAGTGATTTGGTGAAGTGTGGAGCTTATGAAGCTGATGGATCAGAGGTTGAAGGTGGTGGTGTTGGAGCACCATCAGAGGCTGCCAAGAAGGTGAAAATTGGGATATATTTTGCGACTTGGTGGGCTTTGAATGTTGTGTTTAATATTTATAACAAGAAGGTTTTGAATGCGTATCCTTACCCTTGGCTTACTTCGACTCTTTCGCTTGCTTGTGGATCGCTTATGATGTTGATCTCTTGGGCTACTAGGATTGCTGAGGCTCCTAAGACTGATCTTGAGTTTTGGAAGACTTTGTTCCCT GTTGCTGTTGCGCACACGATTGGACATGTAGCGGCTACGGTTAGTATGTCCAAAGTTGCGGTATCATTTACGCATATCATCAAGAGTGGCGAGCCTGCTTTTAGTGTTCTCGTTTCGAGGTTTGTTTTGGGCGAGACCTTCCCTGTGCCGGTCTATCTGTCTTTACTTCCAATCATTGGTGGATGTGCACTTGCTGCTGTGACTGAGCTTAATTTCAATATGATTG gttTTATGGGGGCTATGATATCGAATCTGGCATTTGTGTTCCGAAATATCTTTTCCAAAAAGGGGATGAAGGGAAAATCCGTTAGCGGAATGAATTACTATGCTTGTTTATCTATTTTGTCCCTTGCGATTCTCACACCTTTTGCGATTGCCGTGGAAGGACCGGCAATGTGGGCTGCTGGATGGCAAACAGCTCTCTCTGAAATTGGACCCCAATTCATATG GTGGGTGGCAGCTCAGAGTATATTCTATCATCTATACAATCAGGTGTCTTACATGTCGTTGGATGAGATCTCTCCTTTGACATTTAGCATTGGAAACACCATGAAACGTATATCTGTCATCGTATCTTCAATTATCATCTTCCACACACCAATTCAGCCTGTCAATGCTCTCGGAGCCGCAATTGCCGTCTTTGGAACCTTCTTATACTCACAG GCTAAACAATAG